TCCAAGCGCTGGTGttaatgtgtattttttgtgccAGGTTCAGGTTGCAGTTTATAGAAGGCATCAATCGATGGCATCATTCCGCTGGCGAGTTTAATATTATTCATCATGTTTAAATACTTCACAGACCAAAGGGAGATTTTGCCAACGTTTAGATCCAATGCACGTATGGCTAACATCTCATTAGCACACATATTATGCAAAAGCACATCGGGACAGAGTACCTTACAGCAGGTTGACTCTCGAGTAAAATCAAGCCCCAACTCATGTTtcaatttgttgcaaaataaaagctCTTGAATTAGATCTGAGTATGAAGGTTAAAAGCGTTCGAAGACGATGCACACTGGTGGATCCATCCAGATCAGTACAAATTTCTAACAAATCATCTCAAATCCTTATTGGAGTATCGAAAAAAATGCTACCCACATTTAAATGGGGAATTCTACTCTTATTATTGTACTCGCTCGACAAATCTTATAAATCGTCcaaaaatagagaaaaaaatgtgaacGTTACTCAGTTGCGCACCTAATAGGAAGGGAAAAGAGTAATTGGTGGCGACTGTATTGCTATTATCTGATGCCACAGCTCAAACAGCATTTTAACATTAATTAGATGGGGTTCGCTAGTTGAGAATAACCAGCTCGCACTGAAGCGATGACGAAATAAAGCCGTTTTCCGGTCCATTAACCACCGGTGTCGGTATATGGAGCTTTAAAAACAAGGTGTCAGCGCAATAAACATCTACGAAAATAAGCGAAACAGATTGTAAATTATTCAATGGACTATTTATTGCATACGTCACTTACCACACCTGACCGTAAGCACCGCTACCGACCGGGGTCAGCACCTGATACTTTTCCGGAACTTCCCATTCCGTTTTGTTGATCTCGGTTCGGTAAAACGTGGGCATTCTGAAGCTGCTgtgatattttcttttctaagCCGATGGTTCTATTTATTACGGAACAGATGTACACGCGACATACGCACAAGCACACGCAGAATTGCCACTTTTATCTTCACCGGGCAACTTTGGCCCACACGCGCAAAACGCACCGCAGGGACACGGACACACACCTTTTTAGTGACACTTTTGAATCGGTTTCAGCCTGGCACcctacttttcttttcttccttgtCGACAGATATCGTCGTTACTCCCAGTTTGGTTTTGCGATaagaaacactcacacacggcAGCAATTTGGCTTATCTTCACAAAATCACCGAGGGGCAAAACCACACCGAGAAGACAAAATCCGATCCACCGGATTCGTACTTTTCACAACTGCAGGTGTGAATCGCGGAACTGCTTTAGCGCAAATACGCACGCCGCAGCATCGCTTCCACCGCGCGAGGTACGGTGGCTGGCCGTGTGAATTTAGTACGAACGTCACCAAAATTTGCGGAAACGCAAACGGCGGACAGCAGCACTATACGCAATTGCGAAGCAAGAAAAATGAAAGGCCAGGCAACGATTCCGGCAGCAAACACAATTCACTTCTGTGCCTTCCCGTCGTTTGACTGCGATGGGTCGCTTTTTTCAACGAGACCCAAATGTCATCAGCACAGTTTTTAACGAAACTTCGTTGGCAAAGGGTTATACAGGAGAGATGAGGTTTGTTttgggaaataaaattaaatgtatcAACAGAAGGATAGGATTCTGGCAGGATGCATTGAGTCTTTTGTGGTAATTTCTTCACAGTTTGAACGCGCAAACATATTTCTTCTGCTCCAAATCGAATAAAATCCGTTAACGAATGTGGATTCGGCGTATTTCTAATTTATGTAAATCTTGAACACAGCCGTACGTCAAAATTAACGACAGTTTTTAACGAACCCGTTACTGCCCGCTTTATGTAACGCATAACGTGTTTACAGTTTCGCCCAACGCTTCGCTAGCCCGCACACGAGTGTCTCGCGTGTTTACGTGTTGGCCTCCCTTCGCGACAAAAACCTGAGGGCAAATGGATTTGAACTCTCTTCCAAACGAGGTAACGTAATGAAAACTGTGTTTAGAAAATCCCTTATCTAGTGAGTGTAATTCCGAACGTACCTTTTCGGTTTCAGGTGCTCTGCTGTATTTTTGATTACCTGCCATGGAAAGATCGACAGCGTGTTTCGCTGGTGTGCAGCAGATGGAACGACATTATCAATTCGGTTCACTATCTACGTCGCCAGAAACTGGTGCTCTACAACTATGGCAAGGCAAAGTTTTTCTCCGGTGTCGGGGTGCAGCTGCTGTGCCGTCAAAAAAGCATCGAATTTTACTCGAACGCCATGCTGGACACTGAGGAGTTGCTCGACACGATCATAAAATCGTTCAGCACCGGGTCTGCCATGGTTCAGTCCTTGTCGTTGTTTCTACGCTCGGAGCATAAGCTCGCGTtcgggctggtggtggccaacATTCCCAACTTGCTGCACCTGACCGAGCTAAAGATATCCGCCAACGAGGCGCTTACGAACGGTGTCCACATCGACAGTGCGTGCCTCGAGAAGATCAACATTTCGTTCTATCAAAACTCACTCTGTCGGCTCAATACGCCACGATTGCATACGTTGCATCTGACCGTACGGTACCGCAGCGAAATGGATCTGTTAAGCACGGTGTCGGCGCAACTTATCGAGCTTAAGGTGTCGTTCATCTCCAAGGATCATGTGGCGCAGCTGTTTGGTTGCGATTTTAGTTCGCTGAAGGCGTTGAGTATCTTGCTGGAAAATGACAAATACATATCGTACAGTGTGTCGCCGGTACTGCTTAGACCGCTGGACAGAACAGGGATATTTTCCAGAAGCATCGTAGGACTCGAAACACTACGCATCGTCGACATATGTAATATATTCGACTTCGAATTCCTTCAGATGTTTTCGTACGCAAAGTCTCTTAAAGCTCTCACTATCAACTACTTCAAGCTGGTCGGTGAAGTGAGCGAGCTTATTAACGGGTTTAAGGGACTTACCGTAAGTAACTTGCGGCAACTGCCAGCAACGTGCGCTCGTTCACTCGTTCCTTCTCTTGCAGTGTCTTAATCTAGAGGGATGTCGCAAAATGGATGCAGCGAAAACGTTGGAATTACCCGGCCTACAGACACTAGTGATGCCTTACAAACAGCTCTCACTGTTCAGCGGAACACCGATGAGCATGCTTACGACGCTGTACTACAACAACGCCGCGAAGGACCAAACCAACTTTGTTAAGCAGATCGCAAACGCTTTTACGAATCTGACCTTTCTCTGTCTGCAACACTTTGACAACGAGCTCGACACGAACGCGTTTCTGCATCTGAACTTGTTGACGAAATTGCGGGCGTTAGTCATACAGAACATGTCAGTGAACAGCCACATATTTGTCAACTGTCCCACGATGCTGCAGCTCGAACGGCTGGTAATGGATACGATCGTGACGGTAATATGCTCCGAAAGCCACCGATATGTAACCCCAATCATTGTTAACCTTCTCCATTCATGCCTTTTGCAGGAAGTGTCTATCCTGGATGTGATACCGGCCCGTTTCCCATCGCTGCAAACGTTCGTCATCAGCAACTGTTTCCTGTACCTGATCCCTAAGGATAGTGCCAAATGTTACATGACGTTTGACGATTTGCGCCGCCAGATGCACTGCTGTCGCATATCGACAAAAGATTCGACCATTTTTACCAACCACGCTAAGCAATGCTGAAAGCAAAGGGATGTGTGTGCAGATGTAGGTTGTAAGGAAGGAAtgtaaaaaaggaaacctATTCCAATTTGAAATAGGAGACGTGATATTAACAGTAAATGGACGACAAGCAGGGTTGTATATAATAGCACCGAATAGCGTGCAGTCTgtgcaatatatttttttgtttcaatattaTACAGTGTATTGGAAAAAAAGAGCTTTCCTTATATGACTTATTTAAATCGAACTTAAGTATTTCTTTTTAGAAAATGTGATGGTAAGTTTAAGCAAGCTGCCGCAAGCAAAATTGTATTGCTCGAAGGGTTATATTTGTGTTTTAGCAAGAGAGAACACAAGGCGCCGAAATAGCTCAGTTGGGAGAGCGTTAGACTGAAGATCTAAAGGTCCCCGGTTCAATCCCGGGTTTCGGCAGACtgactttttttctttttatttcgaaTTTAAATGCGGGTGGGATGTAcgtattattattcatttgtgTATCatctttaattttcttttaatccTTGAGTTGttaaccaaatttacacacgtaagttagcaaccggcatacccgggtattccatacgttttTACGTATACCACTAACGGTTTTCGTAGCTAAACAACGCTTTCTATCTatttatattcttgcaaatctttgtaaatcggaatgttaaatgaatatagaactataatgcaaaattataTACATTGTTTTAAATCACACgtattataatataaaaaagaaacaagtaatcATTAGTATATTCGTAATGAATCATTCGGGGATTATTcgtaattaatgaaaaaataaaatggaaatataTTCCACCTGcaggcgtggaataaatttccccatcactgttgcattgcatactatcaaacccgtgagagcgatcgctagtaaAAACTAGGCGTGGTTTATTCCaaactgcaggtgtcacctcttgaaaatcaTTCTCCCCTggtgtcggaaatctgaaatcaagctggtttgtatggaatttcgtgcTAGTCGATCGATGAAAACGTTTTGAGCGACAGATGAGGGatgcttcccatttcatccatctcacttgcgctggcgatcgctctcacgggtttgatagtatgcaatgcaacagtgatggggaaatttattccacgcctgcaggtggaatatatttacattttattttttcattaattacgAATAATCCCCGAATGATTACTTGTTTCGAATattattacttgtttcttttttatattataatatgtgtgatataaaacAATGTATATAATTTTGTATTATAGTTCTATATTTGTAAATGTTAATTCCGATTTAAAAcgatttgcaagaatataaatAGATAGAAAACATTGTTTAGCTACGAAAACCGATGAAAATTATGAACGAATTCTTGTGGTTACATGCACAGAAATGTTGTAACTTTGGTTATTGTACCCAACAGTGAAGAGGttcatattaaaattatttattatattttttgttcatcggGAGTCATGGTTACTCAATCAACACTGCAATGCGCATTTTCGTAATGTTTCTACTGAGTTCAAAGAGAGAGTGTTTCAAACCAAAATtaagcaaagcaacaaaatatgTGTTAAATAGTAAAATAATAGTTTTCAGAAAACCTTCGTAACCCAGTAACTTACGCGTTTCATCGCACCTTTGGGCTCCTAAAAACCGTTGAACCGTGAAGCGCTGTAGTGCGTTCTATCTGggaattattttctttcaaccAACGCGACCTCATCATATTTAGTATAAGAACAAGTAATCAACAACAAGTAATACGTTTAAACAATATCGATTTATTacagacaagaaaaaaatattaacttaAATTAGGACGTCTTTAAACGACGAAACAATGAATACTCCCTTCAGTTCGACTACATCGCGCCTCCATTCCACGTGTCGGTACGTTCTACGCTAACGTAGACACACTGGAAACGCTTGCATAAACCATTTGTGAGGAACCACAGTCCGGACAATTCCTTCCGGCTGCCTTCAGTCTTCCCGGAACGCTTCGTTGGCGTAGGTTGTGCTTTTGGCGCTTCGCTCCGACAGCGTATCGCTAATCGCTAGCGCATCGTTCCGCTTCTTGCCGTTCGTTTCCGCCTCGATCGAATCGAGCGACGCACCGGTGTCCGCGTAACGATACCTTATGGCCAGCAGCATGAACAGCCCCATGTCGAGAAACATAAGCGCGGCAAAGAGGAAAAACTCGAGCGATTGGGACTGTACAAATTTGGCTTCGGCGATAAACACCACCAGCATGTTGCCGATCGCGACCGTAAGCAACCAGAACGCCTGGATGACCGATTTCATGCTTTCGGGTGCTTGCGAGTAGGAAAACTCGAGCCCGGTGATGGAAAACATTACCTCGCCGGCGGTAATGACGACGTACTGCGGTACCAGCCACAGCATGTGCACCGAGTTGGACGGAGTGATGATGTGTGTTTGAAGGTTCTGTAAAACAGTAAAAAGGGAGATCAATTTATTGGACCACACTGTCCGGGGTTGCTAGTAGCCGACTACTCACGAATTCGTTCTCCAGAAACTCATCCAAGATTAGCGTGTACACTCCGCCCGGGCTCAGCTTGACGGTGGCAATCTGCCGCTCGCCCACGTACACACCGTACTCGCCCTCCGTGACGGCCATCTGGTCGTACCGGTTGAGCGAAATGTTGTACACGATGGCGGTGTTGCCGCCGTGCCGCAGCGAGATGTGCTTGGTGGTTTGCACGTTCGCCAGCAGCCGCATCCGGGGCAGCCCGTTACGGTCCTTCTCCGCCGTGTCGGCGTACTCGACCAGACTGCTCTTGCCACCCTTCCGGCTGATGAAGTAGCTGACCGCGTTGCCCGGATTTAGATAGAAGGTACCGCTGAACTCGGTCATGTTTTCCCGCACGCACCCGATTTCACTCGTCTCCGCCCGGAACTGGAACGTGGTGTTGCCGTCCGGTACGTCGATGTGCAGCGCCTCGAATGCTCCCCGCGATGGTACGCTGAAGCCGCTCAGGTTGGGTATGTCGGTGTGGAAGCGGTAGTCGCACGGTAGCCCGTTGAAGATGCGCAGCTGCGACTCGTGCCCGGCCGGCAGGACCGCGTTCGTCCGATCGAGCGCAATCTCCACGAAGCCGGACAGTACGAAGGCAGCGCCGGCAAGCAGTCCACCGAACGAAAGCTTCTGCAACGGACGCCGAATGCCGATCTTGGCCAGCATCGGATAGACGACACTTTCAAACACGGGTATGAAGGCCAGAATCAGGAGCGGATTGATCACCTGCATCTGGTCCGGTTTGATCGTGTATCCGGCAACTTCACCGTCCATCCGCGTCGCCTGGAACGTCCAGCGAGATCCCTGCTGGTCGAACAGTGCCCAAAACACGGGCAGCGGTACGTAGAGGATGAGAATTTTCAGCAACGCCTTGATGTCCGCCACAATCCCTTTGCCGTACTTGGACTCGGCATACTCGAGCCAGTGTTCCCGCGGGTTGGTCACGCGTTCCTTCGACCGTACCGACAGCGCATTGCCGATACACTTGAACACCAGCACGATCATATTGCCGGCAGGTTTCTTGATCGTGTACAACGTCCGGCCACACACGAAGATCACGATCGACAGGATCATCAGTACGGCGGGGACGCCGAATGCGAGCGGGAAGCAGTTGTTTTCCCCGAAGCAGTGCACATCTTCGCGCAGGATCGGTGTCAGCGTGGTGGAAATGAGGGAACCCGCATTGATGGCAAAATAGAACAGCGAAAAGAATTTGGCCAGCTGAGCCGCCTGTTCCGGCAGCTTAAACTGATCGCCTCCGAACGCAGACACGCACGGTTTGATACCGCCGGAACCGACCGCTATAAACAGCAGCCCCAACATGGTCATCGATCTGAAAATATGCAGATAAGGCAAGTGATAATATCCAGCCGGTGTTGAacgtcacaaaaaaaaaacgcttacGTGGCAGGCAGATTCAACGGTGGAATCGCACCGAGAGCAATCAGCGTACTACCGGCACAGTATACGATCGAGAGATAGAAGATGGTCTTGAACTTTCCCAACCAACTGTCCGCCAGGATGGCTCCCATCAGGGGGAAAAAGTACGCCAGGCTGGTAAAGATGTGGTAGATCACGGTGGCAGTGTCCTTGCTGTAGGCGAGCTTTTGCGTAAGGTAGAGTGCCAGAACCGCTGTAggtggagaagaaaataaCGAGAAGTTAGTGATCACAGGCGATCAGGAAGGAAGGCGAAGGTCGTGTCTTACTTCGCATGCCATAGTAGTTGAATCGTTCGCTGAACTCATTGCTGATGATGAAGAATATCGAGCGAGGATACCGCACGGGCTGCAAAGAGAAACAGAGTACAGGTTTGTAAGAGGTTCAGTCGTGGATGAATGTATAGAACAAGTATTAATTAGAGACTTTTTTATCGGACACTACAACTGCTTAACGGTGTTGGTCTATTGTAGGAGTTCTTTCAACGCCGTCAGCTACTTCTGAGCCCTTGTCATATTGTAGACTCTACGGAGTGTGTCGTCCGTGGCTCTAATGTCCGAGATTCTAATCATAACCCAACTGATGTCTAATTCGATGTACGATATTGAATTCTTCGATAAAAACGATATGAAGCACCTTAGCAGCTTTAGATCCCCCTTGGACTATGTCCATGTCTCAAAGGCAATGTGAGCACATGAACTTCTACTCGTAAATAAGTTCTCTATAGAGTCCCGAAAGGT
The Anopheles moucheti chromosome 2, idAnoMoucSN_F20_07, whole genome shotgun sequence genome window above contains:
- the LOC128299383 gene encoding peptide transporter family 1-like isoform X2, whose product is MRTVLALYLTQKLAYSKDTATVIYHIFTSLAYFFPLMGAILADSWLGKFKTIFYLSIVYCAGSTLIALGAIPPLNLPATSMTMLGLLFIAVGSGGIKPCVSAFGGDQFKLPEQAAQLAKFFSLFYFAINAGSLISTTLTPILREDVHCFGENNCFPLAFGVPAVLMILSIVIFVCGRTLYTIKKPAGNMIVLVFKCIGNALSVRSKERVTNPREHWLEYAESKYGKGIVADIKALLKILILYVPLPVFWALFDQQGSRWTFQATRMDGEVAGYTIKPDQMQVINPLLILAFIPVFESVVYPMLAKIGIRRPLQKLSFGGLLAGAAFVLSGFVEIALDRTNAVLPAGHESQLRIFNGLPCDYRFHTDIPNLSGFSVPSRGAFEALHIDVPDGNTTFQFRAETSEIGCVRENMTEFSGTFYLNPGNAVSYFISRKGGKSSLVEYADTAEKDRNGLPRMRLLANVQTTKHISLRHGGNTAIVYNISLNRYDQMAVTEGEYGVYVGERQIATVKLSPGGVYTLILDEFLENEFNLQTHIITPSNSVHMLWLVPQYVVITAGEVMFSITGLEFSYSQAPESMKSVIQAFWLLTVAIGNMLVVFIAEAKFVQSQSLEFFLFAALMFLDMGLFMLLAIRYRYADTGASLDSIEAETNGKKRNDALAISDTLSERSAKSTTYANEAFRED
- the LOC128297759 gene encoding uncharacterized protein LOC128297759 → MDLNSLPNEVLCCIFDYLPWKDRQRVSLVCSRWNDIINSVHYLRRQKLVLYNYGKAKFFSGVGVQLLCRQKSIEFYSNAMLDTEELLDTIIKSFSTGSAMVQSLSLFLRSEHKLAFGLVVANIPNLLHLTELKISANEALTNGVHIDSACLEKINISFYQNSLCRLNTPRLHTLHLTVRYRSEMDLLSTVSAQLIELKVSFISKDHVAQLFGCDFSSLKALSILLENDKYISYSVSPVLLRPLDRTGIFSRSIVGLETLRIVDICNIFDFEFLQMFSYAKSLKALTINYFKLVGEVSELINGFKGLTCLNLEGCRKMDAAKTLELPGLQTLVMPYKQLSLFSGTPMSMLTTLYYNNAAKDQTNFVKQIANAFTNLTFLCLQHFDNELDTNAFLHLNLLTKLRALVIQNMSVNSHIFVNCPTMLQLERLVMDTIVTEVSILDVIPARFPSLQTFVISNCFLYLIPKDSAKCYMTFDDLRRQMHCCRISTKDSTIFTNHAKQC
- the LOC128299383 gene encoding peptide transporter family 1-like isoform X1, coding for MVSTRFEINSTPPVRYPRSIFFIISNEFSERFNYYGMRTVLALYLTQKLAYSKDTATVIYHIFTSLAYFFPLMGAILADSWLGKFKTIFYLSIVYCAGSTLIALGAIPPLNLPATSMTMLGLLFIAVGSGGIKPCVSAFGGDQFKLPEQAAQLAKFFSLFYFAINAGSLISTTLTPILREDVHCFGENNCFPLAFGVPAVLMILSIVIFVCGRTLYTIKKPAGNMIVLVFKCIGNALSVRSKERVTNPREHWLEYAESKYGKGIVADIKALLKILILYVPLPVFWALFDQQGSRWTFQATRMDGEVAGYTIKPDQMQVINPLLILAFIPVFESVVYPMLAKIGIRRPLQKLSFGGLLAGAAFVLSGFVEIALDRTNAVLPAGHESQLRIFNGLPCDYRFHTDIPNLSGFSVPSRGAFEALHIDVPDGNTTFQFRAETSEIGCVRENMTEFSGTFYLNPGNAVSYFISRKGGKSSLVEYADTAEKDRNGLPRMRLLANVQTTKHISLRHGGNTAIVYNISLNRYDQMAVTEGEYGVYVGERQIATVKLSPGGVYTLILDEFLENEFNLQTHIITPSNSVHMLWLVPQYVVITAGEVMFSITGLEFSYSQAPESMKSVIQAFWLLTVAIGNMLVVFIAEAKFVQSQSLEFFLFAALMFLDMGLFMLLAIRYRYADTGASLDSIEAETNGKKRNDALAISDTLSERSAKSTTYANEAFRED